A window of Hymenobacter aerilatus contains these coding sequences:
- the miaE gene encoding tRNA-(ms[2]io[6]A)-hydroxylase, producing MKEKTILKLKLNTDPRWVDIASKNIEDILVDHAYCEQKAASTGISLIVKYPEKTRLVDELTLLVAEEWSHFERVLEELRKRGHQLGRPRRDEYVVQLMTHVRKGGARERQLMDQLLVSALIEARSCERFKLLWKHIPDPELSQFYYELMVSEAGHFVSYVDLAKEYCDPKEVDARLQELLKIEGDIVINLPVRDDRMH from the coding sequence ATGAAAGAAAAAACCATCCTCAAGCTCAAGCTGAATACCGACCCACGGTGGGTGGATATTGCCAGCAAAAACATCGAAGATATTCTCGTCGACCACGCCTACTGCGAGCAGAAGGCGGCCAGCACCGGCATTTCGCTGATTGTGAAGTATCCGGAAAAAACGCGGCTGGTAGATGAGCTAACGCTGCTGGTAGCCGAGGAATGGAGCCATTTTGAGCGGGTGCTGGAGGAGCTGCGCAAGCGCGGCCACCAGCTGGGCCGCCCCCGCCGCGACGAGTACGTGGTGCAACTAATGACGCACGTGCGCAAGGGCGGTGCCCGCGAGCGGCAGCTCATGGACCAACTCCTGGTATCGGCCCTGATTGAGGCGCGCAGCTGCGAGCGGTTCAAGCTGCTCTGGAAACACATTCCAGACCCCGAGCTGAGCCAGTTCTACTACGAGTTGATGGTGTCGGAAGCCGGCCACTTTGTGAGCTATGTGGACCTGGCCAAGGAATACTGCGACCCCAAGGAGGTAGACGCGCGCTTGCAAGAGCTGTTGAAAATTGAAGGCGACATCGTAATCAACCTACCTGTGCGCGACGACCGCATGCACTAA
- a CDS encoding glycoside hydrolase family 2 protein, whose amino-acid sequence MPSAWAQAPASAPPEVRKAPIMSRWEKKITPDNAWREYPRPQLVRPQWQNLNGQWDYAITTQTVPAPTSFEGKILVPFCVESTLSGVTKPLRPEQRLWYRRYVQVPTQWQGQRVLLHFGAVDYECSLWLNGGLVGSHTGGSDPFSFDITDFLKTEGDNELVLGVTDPSSTGEQPRGKQVTNPEGIWYTPVSGIWQTVWMEPVPTAGYLEEVRLTPEVDSSRLRVEALLHRPVSERNYTSAIRITAIDGKKTVASTVVKVGQIAYLPIKNPKLWSPDKPFLYDVKTELVTVEDPFGDMARNKRPRGGRALADAYAKANVVGTPTDVVTGYFAMRKIALGPGPVQGQPVLLLNDKFVFQNGPLDQGWWPAGLLTPPSDEAMIFELDFLKQSGFNMLRKHIKVEPDRYYYQADRLGILIWQDMPSGFLDHTSQNDHEGVKQEPLRRSLAKEQFELELHRMIDRLYNHPSIVTWVVHNEGWGEYDNQRLAAHVQKLDPSRLVNAVSGWNDRGAGDFFDIHTYEEEPRAPEAKPNRAVVIGEFGGIGWPIEGHLWNPEMRNWGYQTYRDAKTVEDAYRKKYAKIIEYYRNRALSAAVYTQTTDVEGEVNGLLTYDREVIKIPVKTLRKIHAPLFKEVK is encoded by the coding sequence ATGCCGAGTGCCTGGGCCCAGGCACCGGCCAGCGCGCCGCCTGAGGTGCGCAAGGCACCCATTATGAGCCGGTGGGAAAAGAAAATTACCCCCGATAATGCCTGGCGCGAATACCCGCGCCCCCAGCTAGTGCGCCCGCAGTGGCAAAACCTGAACGGGCAATGGGACTACGCCATCACCACCCAAACGGTACCCGCGCCTACCTCGTTTGAGGGTAAGATTCTGGTACCCTTCTGCGTAGAATCGACTCTTTCGGGCGTGACCAAGCCCCTGCGCCCCGAGCAGCGCCTGTGGTATCGGCGCTATGTGCAAGTGCCCACGCAGTGGCAGGGCCAGCGGGTGCTGCTGCACTTTGGGGCCGTAGACTACGAGTGCAGCCTATGGTTGAACGGTGGCCTGGTAGGCAGCCACACCGGCGGCTCCGATCCGTTCAGCTTCGACATTACGGACTTCCTGAAAACCGAGGGTGACAACGAGCTGGTGCTGGGCGTGACCGATCCGAGCTCTACCGGCGAGCAGCCCCGTGGTAAGCAAGTAACTAATCCTGAGGGTATTTGGTACACGCCCGTATCAGGTATCTGGCAAACGGTATGGATGGAACCCGTGCCCACCGCCGGCTACCTCGAAGAGGTGCGCCTGACGCCCGAAGTTGACTCCAGCCGCCTGCGCGTGGAGGCCCTTCTGCACCGTCCGGTCAGCGAAAGAAACTACACGAGCGCCATCCGCATCACGGCCATAGATGGGAAGAAAACGGTGGCTAGCACCGTGGTTAAGGTAGGGCAGATAGCCTACCTACCCATCAAGAACCCCAAGCTATGGTCGCCTGATAAGCCGTTTTTGTATGATGTGAAAACCGAGCTGGTAACCGTGGAGGACCCTTTCGGTGATATGGCCCGCAACAAGCGCCCCCGCGGTGGCCGGGCCCTAGCCGATGCCTACGCCAAAGCCAACGTGGTAGGCACGCCCACGGATGTAGTGACGGGCTACTTTGCCATGCGCAAGATTGCGCTGGGACCAGGGCCGGTGCAGGGGCAGCCCGTGCTGCTGCTCAATGATAAGTTCGTATTTCAAAACGGCCCGCTCGACCAAGGCTGGTGGCCGGCCGGGCTGCTCACGCCGCCTTCGGATGAGGCTATGATCTTTGAGTTGGACTTCCTGAAGCAGTCCGGCTTCAATATGTTGCGCAAGCACATCAAGGTAGAGCCCGACCGCTACTACTACCAAGCCGACCGCTTGGGCATCCTGATCTGGCAGGATATGCCCTCGGGCTTCCTCGACCATACTTCCCAAAACGACCACGAAGGTGTGAAGCAGGAGCCACTGCGCCGCTCGCTGGCCAAAGAGCAGTTTGAACTGGAGCTGCACCGTATGATCGACCGCCTCTACAACCACCCCAGCATTGTGACCTGGGTGGTGCACAACGAAGGTTGGGGCGAATACGATAACCAGCGCCTCGCCGCCCACGTGCAGAAGCTCGACCCCAGCCGCCTAGTGAATGCCGTGAGTGGCTGGAACGACCGGGGCGCCGGCGACTTCTTCGATATTCATACCTACGAAGAGGAGCCCCGCGCCCCCGAAGCCAAACCCAACCGCGCCGTGGTGATAGGAGAATTCGGCGGTATTGGCTGGCCCATCGAGGGGCACCTCTGGAACCCCGAAATGCGCAACTGGGGCTACCAAACCTACCGCGACGCCAAAACTGTGGAAGACGCCTACCGGAAGAAATACGCCAAAATCATTGAGTATTACCGGAACCGGGCACTCTCAGCCGCCGTCTACACCCAAACCACTGATGTGGAGGGCGAGGTAAACGGCCTGCTGACGTATGATCGGGAAGTCATTAAAATCCCGGTGAAAACGCTACGCAAGATTCACGCGCCGCTATTCAAAGAGGTGAAATAG
- a CDS encoding asparagine synthetase B, with amino-acid sequence MLIKRLYSFLLLAVLWLSAPAAAWANHILIPMDEAQKEHLKAYGMAYWLLGKQVEVDWLLNYRGGAFAFDAVAGAENELAVRGVTYQVISEAQYTSVLSQIADPNANMDIMKLEKVPKIAVYTPKGKQPWDDAVTLVLTYAEIPYTQIYDDEVLRGDLPKYDWLHIHHEDFTGQYGKFFRNYRFRPWYQQQQRDSEAAAKRNGFAKVSEMKGAVVTKMQAFIAGGGFMFAMCGATDTYDIALAGLGVDMVENMYDGDAADPQAQSKLNFNRTLAFQNFQIVRDPYEYEFSNIDMQPAERGVYEGNDYFQLFTFSAKYDPVPTMLTQDHEKVIKGFMGQTTAFRKSLIKPDVVVMGENKASGEVRYMHGTLGKGTWTFYGGHDPEDYQHMVEEEPTDLALHPNSPGYRLILNNVLFPAAKKKKQKT; translated from the coding sequence ATGCTGATAAAGCGTTTATATTCTTTCCTGCTGCTGGCTGTTCTGTGGCTGAGTGCGCCCGCAGCAGCGTGGGCCAACCACATCCTTATTCCCATGGATGAGGCGCAGAAGGAGCACCTGAAAGCCTACGGTATGGCCTACTGGCTGCTGGGCAAGCAAGTGGAGGTAGACTGGCTGCTGAATTACCGGGGCGGCGCTTTTGCATTCGATGCAGTGGCCGGCGCCGAAAACGAGCTGGCCGTGCGAGGCGTCACGTACCAGGTGATTTCGGAGGCGCAGTACACCAGCGTGCTCAGCCAGATTGCCGACCCCAACGCCAACATGGACATCATGAAGCTGGAGAAGGTGCCCAAAATTGCGGTGTACACGCCCAAGGGCAAACAGCCCTGGGATGATGCCGTGACGCTGGTGCTGACATACGCCGAAATTCCTTACACCCAAATTTACGACGACGAAGTGCTGCGCGGCGACTTGCCCAAGTACGACTGGCTGCACATTCACCACGAAGACTTTACAGGCCAATACGGCAAGTTTTTCCGCAACTACCGCTTCCGGCCCTGGTACCAGCAGCAACAGCGCGACTCTGAGGCCGCGGCCAAGCGCAACGGCTTTGCCAAGGTAAGCGAGATGAAAGGCGCCGTGGTGACCAAAATGCAGGCCTTTATTGCCGGCGGTGGCTTTATGTTTGCCATGTGCGGGGCCACCGACACCTACGATATTGCCCTGGCCGGCCTGGGGGTAGACATGGTAGAGAATATGTACGACGGCGACGCGGCCGACCCGCAGGCGCAGAGTAAGCTCAACTTCAACCGCACGCTGGCCTTCCAGAACTTCCAGATTGTGCGCGACCCGTACGAGTACGAATTCTCTAACATCGACATGCAGCCTGCCGAACGGGGTGTGTACGAGGGCAACGACTACTTCCAGCTGTTCACCTTTTCGGCCAAGTATGACCCTGTGCCTACCATGCTCACGCAGGACCACGAGAAGGTGATAAAAGGCTTTATGGGCCAGACTACGGCCTTCCGCAAGTCGCTCATCAAGCCCGATGTAGTGGTGATGGGCGAAAATAAGGCCTCGGGCGAGGTGCGCTACATGCACGGCACGCTGGGCAAAGGCACCTGGACGTTCTACGGCGGCCACGACCCCGAGGACTACCAGCACATGGTAGAGGAAGAACCTACCGACTTAGCCCTGCACCCCAACTCGCCTGGCTACCGCCTGATTCTCAACAACGTGCTTTTCCCGGCCGCGAAGAAGAAGAAGCAGAAAACCTAA
- a CDS encoding ABC transporter permease translates to MHFLENIKEAFRSIQSNLLRTVLTALIVSIGIMALVGILTAIDAMKFSLSQTFASLGANSFEISARGYNNRSRRGGVQEKVYPAITYLQARQYKQQIGDEGRVGISAFISGAVEVKAGSEKTNPNMRVVAGDDNYLLIQSFNLLAGRTFSAAELESGANVAIVGQEIKDKLFPSQSPIGQYIYLMGRRFLVVGQLEKSGSTMGGGGADRTVLIPLITGNQMPRQQALNYEIKTATPDPNNLTYLTGLATGTMRAVRRDALGQPDSFEVERSDSLAAKLDELSGNIRIGGFLVGFITLLGASIALMNIMMVSVTERTREIGIRKALGATSRQIRQQFLMEAIVICLLGGALGVLLGVAMGNGVMLFVGGGGFLVPWLWITLGLLICVSVGLASGYYPASKAAKLDPIESLRYE, encoded by the coding sequence ATGCACTTTTTAGAAAACATAAAGGAGGCGTTCCGTTCCATTCAGAGCAATCTGCTGCGCACCGTTCTCACGGCGCTTATCGTGAGCATTGGCATCATGGCCCTGGTGGGCATTCTGACGGCTATTGATGCCATGAAATTCTCGCTGAGTCAGACCTTTGCCAGCCTGGGAGCCAACTCGTTCGAAATCAGCGCCAGGGGTTACAACAACCGCTCCCGGCGTGGGGGCGTGCAGGAAAAGGTGTACCCGGCCATCACCTACTTGCAGGCTCGGCAGTACAAGCAGCAGATCGGCGACGAGGGGAGGGTAGGCATTTCGGCCTTTATCTCGGGAGCCGTAGAGGTGAAGGCCGGCAGCGAAAAGACCAACCCCAATATGCGCGTGGTGGCCGGCGATGATAATTACCTGCTGATTCAGAGCTTCAACCTGCTGGCGGGGCGCACGTTTTCGGCGGCCGAGCTGGAAAGCGGCGCCAATGTGGCCATTGTGGGTCAGGAAATCAAAGACAAGCTGTTTCCAAGCCAAAGCCCGATAGGGCAGTACATCTATCTGATGGGCCGCCGCTTCTTGGTGGTAGGTCAGCTGGAAAAAAGCGGCAGCACCATGGGTGGCGGCGGCGCCGACCGTACCGTGCTGATTCCGCTGATAACCGGCAACCAGATGCCCCGGCAGCAGGCCCTCAACTACGAAATCAAAACGGCCACGCCCGACCCCAACAACCTGACTTACCTTACGGGCCTAGCTACGGGTACCATGCGCGCCGTGCGCCGCGACGCCCTCGGCCAGCCCGATTCCTTCGAGGTAGAGCGTAGCGACTCACTGGCCGCCAAGCTCGATGAGCTGTCGGGCAACATTCGCATCGGAGGCTTTCTGGTAGGGTTCATCACGCTGCTCGGGGCCAGCATTGCCCTGATGAACATCATGATGGTATCTGTGACGGAGCGCACCCGCGAAATTGGTATTCGTAAGGCGTTGGGCGCTACCTCCCGCCAGATCCGGCAGCAGTTCTTGATGGAGGCCATTGTGATTTGCCTGCTGGGCGGCGCGCTGGGCGTACTGCTGGGCGTGGCCATGGGCAACGGCGTGATGTTGTTTGTAGGAGGCGGTGGCTTCCTGGTGCCTTGGCTCTGGATTACGCTGGGCCTGCTGATTTGCGTGAGTGTCGGGCTAGCCTCAGGCTACTACCCAGCCAGCAAAGCCGCCAAGCTCGACCCCATCGAGTCGCTGCGCTACGAGTAA
- a CDS encoding aldo/keto reductase, with product MSNIKRVALGSQGLEVPVEGLGCMGMTGGVNGMSVYGAADEQESLATLHRALELGVNMLDTADLYGPMLNERLISKVLAGQRDKYLVATKFGFEVDDQENWTGGYNGRPEYMRKSIERSLRNLGTDYVDLYYLHRIDPNTPLEDTVGAMGRLVEEGKVRYLGLSEVSADELHRAHQVHPISALQTEYSLFDRGVEEKGTLAAARELGIGFVAYSPLGRGFLSGDIKTPDDFEPNDSRRFFPRYQGENFYKNLDLVEKLQALAQAKDVTAAQLALAWVLAQDVVVIPGTKRRKYLEQNVAAASIELTQQELQELEAIMPVGSAAGEAYPEGL from the coding sequence ATGAGCAACATCAAACGAGTAGCCTTGGGCAGCCAGGGCCTGGAAGTGCCCGTCGAGGGACTGGGCTGCATGGGCATGACCGGCGGCGTCAACGGCATGAGCGTGTACGGCGCGGCCGACGAGCAGGAAAGCCTGGCAACCCTGCATCGCGCCCTGGAGCTGGGTGTGAATATGCTGGACACCGCTGACCTATATGGTCCCATGCTCAACGAGCGGCTGATCAGCAAAGTCCTGGCTGGCCAGCGCGATAAGTACCTTGTGGCCACCAAATTTGGCTTTGAGGTAGACGACCAGGAGAACTGGACCGGTGGCTACAACGGCCGCCCCGAGTACATGCGCAAGTCCATTGAGCGCTCCTTGCGCAATCTCGGCACCGATTACGTAGACCTGTACTACCTGCACCGCATCGACCCCAATACGCCCTTGGAAGACACGGTAGGCGCTATGGGCCGCCTAGTAGAAGAAGGCAAAGTGCGCTACCTGGGGCTAAGCGAAGTATCCGCCGACGAGTTGCACCGGGCGCATCAGGTGCACCCCATTTCGGCTCTGCAAACGGAATACTCGCTGTTTGACCGAGGAGTGGAAGAGAAAGGCACGTTGGCGGCGGCGCGTGAGCTGGGCATTGGCTTTGTGGCCTACTCGCCGCTGGGGAGGGGCTTTTTGTCCGGCGACATCAAAACGCCCGACGACTTCGAGCCCAACGATTCGCGCCGGTTCTTTCCGCGCTACCAGGGCGAAAACTTCTACAAAAACCTGGACCTGGTGGAGAAGTTGCAAGCCCTAGCCCAGGCAAAAGACGTGACGGCCGCACAGCTTGCCCTGGCCTGGGTGCTGGCCCAGGACGTAGTAGTAATTCCCGGCACCAAGCGTCGCAAGTACCTGGAGCAAAACGTAGCCGCCGCCAGCATCGAGCTGACGCAGCAGGAGCTACAGGAGCTGGAAGCCATTATGCCGGTGGGTAGTGCGGCCGGTGAAGCCTACCCAGAGGGATTATAA
- a CDS encoding helix-turn-helix domain-containing protein, which yields MKSSAREFRLLASVSDFTRHFGFPEPTHPLLTIIDLEKTRHLTPPTLPALRQLYIIALKKELRGQMQYGRQNYDFSNGVLGFYAPGQLCEGNDGLDISTLSGWMLVFHPDLLAKYPLGKKITGYGFFSYQVHEALHLAAHEESALAGLLDGMRRECEQPIDAFSQDVLVSQLDVLLSYANRFYHRQFLTRRTAEHDLLSRFEELLTTYFAQDDGEQPLPTVQHFADALHVSPAYLSDMLRSLTGQSTQQHIHQALIEKAKRLLLSTSLTINETAFQLGFEYPQYFSRLFKSKTGLTPAEFRFSVQ from the coding sequence ATGAAGTCTTCAGCAAGAGAATTCCGGTTGCTTGCCTCCGTATCGGATTTCACGCGGCATTTCGGGTTTCCCGAGCCGACGCATCCGTTGCTGACCATCATTGATCTGGAGAAAACGCGCCACCTCACGCCGCCTACCTTGCCGGCGCTGCGGCAGCTGTACATCATCGCTTTGAAAAAAGAACTGCGCGGCCAGATGCAGTACGGCCGGCAGAACTACGATTTCAGCAACGGGGTGCTAGGCTTCTATGCGCCCGGTCAGCTCTGCGAAGGCAACGATGGGCTGGATATTTCGACGCTGAGCGGCTGGATGCTGGTCTTCCATCCCGATCTACTAGCGAAATATCCGCTGGGCAAGAAAATCACCGGCTACGGCTTTTTCTCCTACCAGGTACACGAGGCCCTGCACCTCGCGGCCCACGAGGAAAGCGCGCTGGCCGGGCTACTCGATGGGATGCGACGGGAGTGCGAACAGCCCATCGATGCCTTCAGCCAGGACGTGCTGGTGTCGCAGCTCGACGTGCTGCTGAGCTACGCCAACCGCTTCTACCACCGGCAGTTCCTTACTCGCCGCACCGCCGAGCACGACCTGCTCAGCCGCTTCGAGGAGCTACTGACCACGTATTTTGCCCAAGACGACGGCGAGCAGCCCCTCCCTACCGTGCAGCACTTCGCCGACGCCCTGCATGTATCGCCGGCCTACCTCAGCGACATGCTCCGCAGCCTCACAGGCCAAAGTACCCAGCAGCACATCCACCAGGCCCTGATCGAAAAAGCCAAGCGCCTGCTGCTGTCTACCTCGCTGACCATCAACGAAACCGCTTTTCAACTTGGCTTTGAGTATCCACAGTATTTCAGTCGGTTATTCAAAAGCAAAACGGGCCTCACACCAGCCGAATTTCGCTTTTCGGTGCAGTAG
- a CDS encoding aldo/keto reductase has product MHLTDYRTLGRSGLLVSPLTLGTMTFGTPRWGSADDVSQAIFDAYVDAGGNSIDTANVYAKGRSEELVGSYIAERGLRDQLVLATKFAFNTAPGNPHAGGNGRKHIYQALEASLRRLRTDYIDLYWLHVWDMVTPVEEVLQTLGDLVRAGKIRYFGFSDVPAWYATKAATLAQVHALPGPIAMQLEYSLVERHIEQEHVPAARECGLGILPWSPLAAGFLAGKYQRHAAGTTGEGRLSGSNPFGDSKFTDHNWRVLDALRAVATQAGRPLAQVALAWATAQPGITSLILGASRLEQLHDNLASLDLTLTPNQLQQLSEASALPPAFPYGIFTPAVNKSIFGGNAVQGLQ; this is encoded by the coding sequence ATGCACCTCACCGATTATCGTACCCTGGGCCGCTCCGGCCTACTGGTTAGTCCGCTTACGCTAGGCACCATGACGTTTGGCACGCCGCGCTGGGGTTCCGCCGATGACGTGTCGCAGGCTATTTTTGATGCCTACGTGGATGCCGGCGGCAACTCCATCGACACGGCCAATGTGTATGCCAAGGGCCGCAGCGAGGAGCTAGTAGGCAGCTACATAGCTGAGCGGGGCCTCCGCGACCAGCTGGTACTGGCTACTAAATTTGCGTTCAACACTGCACCCGGCAACCCACACGCCGGCGGCAACGGCCGCAAGCATATCTACCAGGCCCTGGAAGCCTCGCTGCGCCGCCTGCGTACCGACTACATCGACCTGTATTGGCTGCATGTGTGGGATATGGTAACGCCCGTAGAAGAGGTACTGCAAACCTTGGGCGACCTGGTGCGCGCCGGCAAAATCCGCTACTTCGGCTTTTCTGATGTACCAGCTTGGTACGCTACCAAGGCTGCCACGCTGGCCCAGGTGCACGCCCTACCCGGCCCCATTGCTATGCAGCTGGAATACTCGCTCGTAGAGCGTCACATTGAGCAGGAGCACGTTCCCGCTGCCCGCGAGTGCGGCCTGGGCATCCTACCCTGGAGCCCCTTAGCGGCGGGCTTCCTGGCTGGCAAATACCAGCGTCACGCCGCCGGTACGACCGGCGAAGGCCGGCTGAGCGGCAGCAATCCGTTTGGGGACTCCAAATTTACGGACCACAACTGGCGCGTGCTGGATGCCTTACGGGCAGTGGCCACACAAGCTGGCCGGCCGCTGGCCCAGGTGGCACTGGCCTGGGCCACAGCCCAGCCCGGCATTACGTCACTGATACTGGGCGCCAGCCGCTTGGAGCAGTTACACGATAACCTGGCTTCGCTGGACCTCACGCTTACCCCCAACCAACTCCAACAGCTCAGCGAAGCCAGCGCCCTACCCCCGGCTTTCCCCTACGGCATCTTCACGCCCGCCGTGAACAAAAGTATTTTCGGCGGCAACGCTGTACAGGGCTTGCAATAG
- the mtaB gene encoding tRNA (N(6)-L-threonylcarbamoyladenosine(37)-C(2))-methylthiotransferase MtaB, with protein METRKVAFYTLGCKLNFSETSAIGRQFEEHGFEKVAFEDAADIYVINTCSVTDHADRKCRKVVKEALKHNPEAFVTIVGCYAQLKPQEIAEIPGVHAVLGAAEKFRLVETLAGFEKPAAGPGRVYASPISEATEFHAAHSFGDRTRTFLKVQDGCDYSCSFCTIPLARGHSRSNSVQSVIERVEKLAATGVKEIVLTGVNLGDFGLQGPERERRENFYDLVRALDEVEGINRFRISSCEPNLLSDEIIRFVAQSKRFAPHFHIPLQSGSNKILGLMRRRYRRELYQERVRLIKEVMPHACIGVDVIVGFPGETEADFLDTYQFLNNLDVSYLHVFPYSERANTLAPTLPGRVQDRTRHERTTQLRSLSEKKKRFFYEQHAGQETEVLFEDDVTNGQMEGFTPNYIRVTAKYDPLLVGELKRLRLTTVTAQNLMEVEELGVEVFQH; from the coding sequence ATGGAAACCAGAAAAGTTGCCTTTTACACGCTGGGCTGCAAACTCAATTTCTCCGAGACGTCTGCCATTGGGCGGCAGTTTGAGGAACACGGCTTCGAGAAAGTAGCCTTTGAGGACGCCGCCGATATTTACGTTATCAATACCTGCTCGGTCACGGACCACGCCGACCGCAAGTGCCGCAAGGTGGTGAAGGAAGCTCTCAAGCACAACCCCGAGGCTTTCGTAACCATCGTGGGCTGTTACGCGCAGCTCAAGCCCCAGGAAATTGCCGAGATTCCCGGCGTGCACGCCGTGCTGGGGGCTGCCGAGAAATTCCGGCTGGTGGAAACGCTGGCGGGTTTTGAGAAGCCCGCCGCCGGGCCAGGGCGCGTGTACGCGTCGCCTATCAGCGAGGCTACCGAGTTTCACGCGGCCCACAGTTTTGGCGACCGGACGCGTACGTTCCTGAAAGTGCAGGACGGCTGCGATTACTCTTGCTCGTTTTGCACCATCCCGCTGGCGCGCGGCCACAGCCGCTCCAACTCGGTGCAAAGCGTGATAGAGCGCGTGGAAAAGCTGGCCGCTACTGGTGTGAAGGAAATCGTGCTGACGGGCGTGAACTTGGGCGATTTTGGCCTGCAAGGCCCGGAGCGCGAGCGGCGCGAAAACTTCTACGATTTGGTACGCGCCTTGGATGAGGTGGAAGGTATCAACCGCTTCCGCATCAGCTCCTGCGAGCCCAACCTGCTCTCCGACGAGATTATCCGGTTTGTAGCCCAGTCGAAGCGGTTTGCGCCACATTTTCACATTCCGTTGCAATCAGGCTCCAATAAAATTCTGGGCTTGATGCGCCGCCGCTACCGCCGCGAGCTGTACCAGGAGCGCGTGCGCCTGATCAAGGAGGTGATGCCCCACGCCTGCATCGGGGTAGACGTGATTGTAGGTTTCCCTGGCGAAACCGAAGCCGACTTCCTTGACACGTATCAGTTTTTGAATAATTTGGATGTGAGCTATTTGCACGTATTTCCGTACTCGGAGCGGGCCAATACACTGGCGCCTACCCTTCCTGGTCGGGTGCAGGACCGCACCCGTCACGAGCGCACCACGCAGCTGCGCAGCCTGTCGGAAAAGAAGAAGCGCTTCTTCTACGAGCAGCACGCCGGCCAGGAAACCGAAGTACTGTTTGAGGACGACGTGACCAACGGGCAGATGGAAGGCTTCACGCCCAACTACATCCGCGTAACGGCCAAATACGACCCGCTACTAGTAGGCGAGCTGAAGCGCCTGCGCCTTACCACCGTAACGGCCCAAAACCTGATGGAGGTAGAAGAGCTTGGGGTAGAAGTATTCCAGCATTAA